In Arthrobacter sp. SLBN-112, a genomic segment contains:
- the pgsA gene encoding CDP-diacylglycerol--glycerol-3-phosphate 3-phosphatidyltransferase, whose protein sequence is MTSTDATAAGPRRAGVWNLPNVLTMIRIALVPFFVWFLVADAPGLHSEAGPWRWAAVAAFAVAIYTDKLDGDIARSRNLVTDFGKIADPIADKLLTGSALVMLSLLGELPWWATLVILVREWGITALRFFVIRYGVIPASRGGKLKTVVQTAAIFLYLLPFGAFAPWLVWVAFAVMMAAVAITVWTGVEYVIEALRLRAKGRQAGTAKGQES, encoded by the coding sequence GTGACTAGCACCGATGCCACCGCCGCCGGCCCGCGCCGTGCCGGGGTCTGGAACCTTCCCAATGTCCTGACCATGATCCGCATCGCGCTGGTCCCGTTCTTCGTATGGTTCCTCGTGGCGGACGCCCCCGGCCTGCACAGCGAGGCCGGGCCGTGGCGCTGGGCCGCGGTGGCGGCTTTCGCCGTCGCCATCTACACGGACAAACTCGACGGCGATATCGCCAGGAGCCGGAACCTCGTCACGGACTTCGGCAAGATCGCCGACCCCATCGCCGACAAGCTGCTCACCGGATCCGCCCTGGTCATGTTGTCCCTGCTGGGTGAACTGCCGTGGTGGGCAACGTTGGTGATCCTGGTCCGGGAATGGGGGATCACGGCTCTGCGATTCTTCGTCATCCGCTATGGAGTCATTCCCGCCTCCCGCGGCGGCAAGCTCAAGACAGTGGTGCAGACCGCGGCGATCTTCCTCTATCTCCTGCCTTTTGGTGCCTTCGCGCCGTGGCTGGTGTGGGTGGCGTTCGCCGTCATGATGGCGGCGGTGGCCATCACGGTGTGGACTGGCGTCGAATATGTCATCGAGGCACTGCGCCTTCGCGCAAAGGGCCGGCAGGCAGGAACGGCGAAAGGGCAGGAATCGTGA
- a CDS encoding helix-turn-helix domain-containing protein: MVKQPVSVNGVVRWKDVGLAEQAKSEQKERKMVVLRHEIGDVLRDVRQRQGRTLREVSHSARVSLGYLSEVERGQKEASSELLSSICSALDVPLSSMLREVSDRVAVAEGVAVPDTVPQEFSQRYGRDLERDLNAELNDELSTGLLSGAR; the protein is encoded by the coding sequence ATGGTAAAGCAGCCCGTATCCGTAAACGGCGTTGTCCGCTGGAAGGATGTGGGCCTCGCCGAACAGGCTAAGAGCGAACAGAAGGAGCGCAAGATGGTGGTACTTCGTCACGAAATCGGTGATGTGCTGCGCGATGTCCGCCAGCGTCAGGGGCGTACGCTCCGTGAAGTTTCGCACAGCGCCCGTGTTTCCCTGGGATATCTCAGCGAAGTGGAGCGCGGCCAGAAGGAAGCCTCATCAGAGCTCCTGTCCTCCATTTGCTCGGCGTTGGACGTTCCGCTGTCCAGCATGCTTCGGGAGGTCAGCGACCGGGTGGCGGTAGCCGAGGGCGTAGCAGTTCCTGACACCGTACCGCAGGAATTCTCCCAGCGTTACGGCCGTGACCTGGAACGCGACCTCAACGCTGAACTGAACGACGAACTCTCCACAGGCCTTCTCTCCGGCGCCCGTTAA
- a CDS encoding MarR family transcriptional regulator, with the protein MSNSPDGTPPDAAVEAAADTALQNVEHQISLFWRRARAISNQLSREVHPDMEPAAYGLLTVIRREGPIRLTELAMNIGVGKPSVSRQIAFLEGLGLVSKEADPLDRRAQSIRLTPKGEEKMHQVQDARRQVFQERLREWPVEDLQELARYMAKLNSTYEPDGFPKEAPGASPAQEN; encoded by the coding sequence ATGAGCAACTCCCCCGATGGCACGCCACCAGATGCCGCAGTTGAGGCTGCCGCCGACACAGCCCTGCAGAACGTCGAGCACCAGATCAGTCTTTTTTGGCGGCGGGCCCGGGCCATCTCGAACCAGCTCTCCCGGGAGGTGCACCCGGACATGGAGCCTGCCGCGTACGGGCTGCTGACGGTGATCCGCCGGGAGGGGCCCATCCGGCTGACCGAACTGGCAATGAACATCGGGGTGGGAAAGCCCTCCGTCAGCCGCCAGATCGCGTTCCTTGAAGGCCTGGGACTGGTTTCGAAGGAAGCCGATCCGCTGGACCGGCGGGCGCAGTCCATTCGGCTCACGCCCAAGGGGGAGGAAAAGATGCACCAGGTCCAGGACGCCCGGCGCCAGGTCTTCCAGGAACGGCTCCGGGAATGGCCGGTAGAGGACCTGCAGGAGCTGGCCCGCTACATGGCCAAGCTGAACTCCACCTACGAGCCTGACGGGTTTCCCAAGGAAGCACCGGGCGCATCTCCTGCACAGGAGAACTAA
- the miaA gene encoding tRNA (adenosine(37)-N6)-dimethylallyltransferase MiaA, which yields MVARPVIAVVGPTGSGKSDLAVNLALELNGEVINADAMQFYRGMDIGTAKISVAERRGIPHHLLDIMDVTQEASVSEFQEQARGVIADIHARGKRAVLAGGSGLYVRAALDVLEFPGTDPSLRARLEAEHAERGTAELLARLRAVDPVSAERLSDARRIIRALEVHELTGRPFSSFMPRREYHQPAVQVGLSVDRDVLRERLAARVHRMVDAGLLAEVRRLDAQGLRSGKTASRALGYAQFLRVVDGASTVADAAEETIVATRQFARRQLTWFRADPRITWLDWQDPELPGKAARLCR from the coding sequence GTGGTTGCCCGGCCCGTCATCGCCGTCGTCGGTCCCACCGGCTCCGGCAAGTCCGATCTTGCCGTCAACCTTGCCCTGGAACTGAACGGAGAGGTCATCAACGCAGATGCCATGCAGTTCTACCGGGGCATGGACATCGGCACGGCAAAGATCTCCGTCGCCGAGCGCAGGGGCATACCGCACCACCTCCTGGACATCATGGACGTCACCCAGGAAGCGAGTGTCTCCGAGTTCCAGGAGCAGGCCCGGGGCGTTATCGCTGATATCCACGCCCGCGGCAAGAGGGCCGTCCTGGCCGGCGGCTCGGGGCTGTACGTACGGGCTGCACTGGACGTGCTGGAGTTCCCCGGCACGGACCCCTCGTTGCGCGCACGGCTTGAGGCGGAACACGCGGAACGTGGCACGGCAGAACTCCTGGCAAGGCTCCGGGCCGTGGATCCGGTGTCCGCGGAGCGGCTCTCCGACGCCCGGCGGATCATCCGCGCCCTGGAAGTCCATGAACTCACCGGACGGCCTTTCAGCTCCTTCATGCCCCGCCGGGAGTACCACCAGCCGGCCGTCCAGGTGGGCCTCAGCGTGGACCGTGACGTCCTGCGGGAGCGCCTGGCAGCCCGGGTGCACCGGATGGTCGACGCCGGCCTGCTGGCAGAAGTCAGGAGGCTCGACGCCCAGGGCCTGCGGAGCGGGAAGACAGCCTCCCGCGCCCTTGGCTATGCGCAATTCCTGCGGGTCGTCGACGGTGCCTCAACCGTGGCGGACGCTGCGGAGGAAACCATCGTGGCCACCCGGCAGTTTGCCCGCCGCCAGCTCACGTGGTTCCGCGCCGACCCCCGCATCACATGGCTGGACTGGCAGGATCCGGAACTTCCCGGCAAGGCTGCGCGGCTCTGCAGGTAA
- a CDS encoding regulatory protein RecX has translation MATAIVYRQLTASPKSRLQLARKLAERNIPEHVAEAVLDKFQEVRLIDDAEFADMWVRSRSQSRKLAKGALRRELSEKGIDPETAAAALEQLTDADEEAAARTLVERKLRPGSNLSDPAERDKAVRRLASMLARKGYQPSQAFRIVNEVLSSIQDSDGGPPQSRYP, from the coding sequence GTGGCCACGGCCATCGTCTATCGGCAACTGACAGCCTCGCCCAAGAGCAGGCTGCAACTTGCCCGGAAACTGGCCGAACGGAACATCCCGGAACACGTCGCCGAGGCGGTGCTGGACAAATTCCAGGAAGTCCGCCTGATTGATGACGCCGAATTCGCCGACATGTGGGTCAGGAGCCGCTCCCAGTCCCGCAAGCTCGCCAAGGGTGCCCTCCGCCGCGAGCTGTCGGAGAAGGGCATCGACCCCGAAACCGCAGCTGCGGCATTGGAGCAATTGACGGACGCCGACGAGGAAGCGGCCGCCAGGACCCTGGTGGAGCGCAAGCTTCGCCCCGGATCAAACCTGTCGGACCCGGCGGAACGGGATAAAGCAGTCCGCCGGCTGGCGTCCATGCTGGCCCGGAAGGGCTACCAGCCCTCCCAAGCGTTCCGGATCGTCAATGAGGTGCTCAGCTCCATCCAGGATTCCGACGGTGGCCCGCCCCAGAGCCGGTACCCTTAA
- a CDS encoding DUF3046 domain-containing protein — translation MRISDYWRLMDDEFGAGYSRVLSSTLVLAGVGGRTADQALAAGVEPRKVWLAVCDLQDVPAERRLGRDIAPRRD, via the coding sequence ATGCGAATCAGCGACTACTGGCGGCTCATGGATGATGAGTTCGGTGCGGGCTACTCCCGAGTGCTGAGCAGTACCCTGGTCCTTGCCGGGGTTGGCGGCCGCACCGCCGACCAGGCATTGGCTGCCGGGGTGGAGCCGCGCAAGGTCTGGCTTGCAGTCTGCGACCTCCAGGACGTGCCGGCGGAGCGCCGCCTCGGCCGGGACATAGCCCCCCGCCGCGACTGA
- the miaB gene encoding tRNA (N6-isopentenyl adenosine(37)-C2)-methylthiotransferase MiaB: MSLTIPSPHSGATPSVEPGTAPQPGTQPRTYQVRTFGCQMNVHDSERMAGLLEDAGYVPAEGEQADVVVFNTCAVRENADNKLYGNLGILAPVKAANPGMQIAVGGCLAQKDRETILKKAPWVDAVFGTHNVGALPALLDRARHNNEAQLEILESLDVFPSTLPTKRDSVYSGWVSISVGCNNTCTFCIVPALRGKEKDRRPGEILAEIQALVDDGAIEVTLLGQNVNSYGVEFGDRQAFSKLLRACGEIEGLERVRFTSPHPAAFTDDVIEAMAETPNVMPQLHMPLQSGSDSILKAMKRSYRSTKFLGILDKVRDKIPDAAISTDIIVGFPGETEADFQATLDVVEKSRFATAFTFQYSKRPGTPAADLPDQLPKAVVQERFERLTALQDRIAAEENRKQLGRRLEVMVTAQSGRKSEETHRLSGRSRDQRLVHFSVPEGAPAPRPGDLVTVTITEAAAFHLVADPTPQDYSLRRSRAGDAWDRSQADSCGAPVPGSGAGPKGVSLGMPSLPLRTR, encoded by the coding sequence GTGAGCTTGACCATTCCTTCCCCCCATTCCGGTGCCACCCCTTCCGTCGAACCCGGGACGGCTCCGCAGCCCGGAACCCAGCCGCGGACCTACCAGGTACGGACTTTCGGTTGCCAGATGAACGTCCACGACTCGGAGCGGATGGCGGGACTCCTTGAGGACGCCGGCTACGTTCCCGCGGAAGGCGAGCAAGCCGACGTCGTGGTGTTCAACACCTGCGCCGTGCGGGAGAACGCGGACAACAAGTTGTACGGCAACCTCGGTATCCTGGCTCCGGTCAAGGCGGCGAACCCCGGGATGCAGATCGCCGTGGGCGGATGCCTGGCCCAGAAGGACCGGGAAACCATCCTCAAGAAGGCGCCGTGGGTTGATGCCGTCTTCGGCACCCACAACGTTGGTGCGCTCCCGGCCCTGCTTGACCGGGCCCGGCACAACAACGAGGCACAGCTGGAGATCCTGGAATCCCTGGACGTGTTTCCGTCCACGCTCCCCACCAAGCGCGACTCCGTGTACTCCGGCTGGGTGTCCATCTCCGTTGGCTGCAACAACACCTGCACGTTCTGCATCGTGCCTGCGCTGCGGGGCAAGGAAAAGGACCGCCGCCCGGGCGAGATCCTCGCTGAAATCCAGGCCCTCGTGGACGACGGCGCCATCGAAGTCACGCTGCTCGGCCAGAACGTCAACTCCTACGGGGTGGAATTCGGCGACCGTCAGGCCTTCTCCAAACTCCTCCGCGCCTGCGGCGAAATCGAAGGACTCGAACGGGTCCGTTTCACCAGCCCCCACCCGGCGGCGTTTACCGACGACGTCATCGAGGCCATGGCCGAAACGCCCAATGTCATGCCCCAGCTGCACATGCCGCTGCAGTCGGGCTCGGACAGCATCCTGAAGGCCATGAAGCGGTCCTACCGGTCCACCAAGTTCCTCGGCATCCTGGACAAGGTCCGGGACAAGATCCCGGACGCCGCCATCTCCACCGACATCATCGTCGGCTTCCCCGGCGAGACCGAAGCGGATTTCCAGGCCACGCTCGACGTTGTGGAGAAGTCGCGCTTTGCCACCGCCTTCACCTTCCAGTACTCCAAGCGGCCCGGGACCCCTGCCGCGGACCTGCCGGACCAACTGCCCAAGGCAGTGGTCCAGGAAAGGTTCGAACGGCTCACCGCGCTGCAGGACAGGATCGCTGCCGAGGAAAACCGGAAGCAGCTCGGCCGCCGTCTGGAAGTCATGGTCACCGCCCAGTCGGGCCGCAAGTCGGAGGAAACGCACCGGCTGTCCGGCCGGTCCCGGGACCAGAGGCTGGTGCATTTCTCGGTTCCGGAAGGCGCACCAGCCCCCAGGCCCGGCGACCTCGTAACCGTCACCATCACCGAAGCCGCTGCCTTCCACCTGGTGGCCGACCCCACGCCCCAGGACTACAGCCTGCGCAGGTCGCGCGCCGGTGACGCCTGGGACCGGTCGCAGGCCGACTCCTGCGGAGCGCCGGTGCCCGGGAGCGGAGCGGGCCCAAAGGGTGTCTCCCTGGGCATGCCCTCGCTGCCGCTGCGTACCCGCTGA
- the recA gene encoding recombinase RecA produces the protein MAAAPDRAKALEAALAQIDKQFGKGSVMRLGDEVRAPIEVIPTGSIALDVALGIGGLPRGRVVEIYGPESSGKTTVALHAVANAQRLGGIAAFIDAEHALDPDYAAKLGVDTDALLVSQPDTGEQALEIMDMLVGSGSLDIVVIDSVAALVPRAEIEGDMGDSHVGLQARLMSQALRKITGRLSQTKTTAIFINQLREKIGVFFGSPETTTGGKALKFYASVRIDVRRIQTLKEGADSVGNRTKAKIVKNKMAPPFKVAEFDIIYGQGISREGGIIDMGVEHGIIKKSGSWFTYDGDQLGQGMENSRRFLRDNPELAAELERLIKEKLGVGVKPAEDESKDTPKLKAVDGF, from the coding sequence ATGGCGGCAGCCCCGGATCGTGCAAAAGCGCTGGAAGCAGCACTTGCCCAGATTGACAAGCAGTTCGGCAAGGGCTCGGTGATGCGCCTGGGCGACGAAGTCCGTGCCCCCATCGAAGTCATTCCCACCGGGTCCATCGCACTGGACGTCGCACTCGGCATTGGCGGGTTGCCCCGTGGTCGTGTGGTGGAGATCTACGGGCCGGAATCATCCGGTAAGACCACCGTGGCACTGCACGCGGTGGCCAACGCCCAGCGGCTGGGCGGCATCGCGGCCTTCATCGACGCCGAGCACGCCCTGGATCCGGACTACGCCGCGAAGCTCGGCGTGGACACCGACGCCCTCCTGGTCTCGCAGCCGGATACCGGTGAGCAGGCCCTGGAAATCATGGACATGCTGGTGGGTTCCGGCTCGCTGGACATCGTCGTCATCGACTCCGTCGCCGCACTGGTTCCGCGGGCTGAAATCGAGGGCGACATGGGCGACAGCCACGTCGGCCTCCAGGCACGGCTCATGAGCCAGGCGCTGCGTAAAATTACCGGCCGCCTGAGCCAGACCAAGACCACCGCCATCTTCATCAACCAGCTTCGTGAAAAAATCGGTGTGTTCTTCGGTTCCCCTGAAACCACCACCGGTGGTAAGGCGCTGAAGTTCTACGCATCGGTCCGCATCGACGTCCGGCGCATCCAGACCCTGAAGGAAGGCGCCGACTCGGTCGGCAACCGGACCAAGGCCAAGATCGTCAAAAACAAGATGGCCCCGCCCTTCAAGGTCGCCGAGTTCGACATAATCTACGGCCAGGGGATCTCCCGTGAAGGCGGAATCATCGACATGGGCGTCGAGCACGGCATCATCAAGAAGTCCGGCTCCTGGTTCACGTACGACGGCGACCAGCTGGGCCAGGGCATGGAGAACTCGCGCCGGTTCCTCCGCGACAACCCCGAGCTCGCCGCCGAACTGGAGCGCCTCATCAAGGAGAAGCTCGGCGTGGGCGTGAAGCCGGCTGAGGACGAGTCCAAGGACACGCCGAAGCTGAAAGCCGTCGACGGGTTCTAG
- a CDS encoding CinA family protein: protein MSNLHHLAGQAVRQALDAGLTVATAESLTAGMVSAVLADTPGASGMLQGGVVAYQNSVKEGVLRVPAGLLARAGSVDPDVARAMAAGARDVLGAHIGLSTTGVAGPEAHDGKPVGRVYVGIATAAGTAAFEYSFTGSRPDIRAEACAAALERLLEALSA, encoded by the coding sequence GTGAGCAACCTCCACCATCTGGCCGGACAGGCCGTGCGGCAGGCGCTGGACGCCGGACTGACCGTTGCCACCGCAGAGTCCTTAACCGCCGGCATGGTCTCCGCTGTGCTTGCCGATACCCCCGGGGCCTCCGGCATGCTCCAGGGCGGAGTCGTGGCCTACCAGAACTCGGTCAAGGAAGGGGTGCTGCGTGTCCCCGCCGGGCTACTGGCGCGTGCCGGCTCCGTTGATCCGGACGTCGCCCGGGCCATGGCAGCAGGAGCGCGCGACGTCCTCGGCGCCCATATCGGGCTTTCAACCACGGGGGTGGCCGGTCCGGAGGCGCACGACGGCAAACCGGTAGGGCGGGTTTATGTGGGAATCGCCACCGCGGCCGGGACAGCAGCTTTTGAATATTCCTTCACCGGCAGCAGGCCCGACATCCGTGCCGAGGCGTGTGCGGCAGCCCTGGAAAGGCTCCTCGAGGCACTCTCCGCCTGA